One part of the Actinotignum schaalii genome encodes these proteins:
- a CDS encoding type II toxin-antitoxin system RelE/ParE family toxin yields MEMLSSSLFDAWLDKLKDKHAQRRILHAIARCEAHGMMLGDIKPVGGKVSEMRFHFGSGYRVYYTQLGTVTVFLLAGGDKSSQSSDIQVAQELAKQLREEQP; encoded by the coding sequence ATGGAGATGCTTTCCAGTAGCTTGTTTGATGCGTGGCTAGACAAGCTGAAAGACAAACACGCGCAGCGGCGTATCTTGCACGCAATAGCCAGATGCGAAGCTCACGGAATGATGCTAGGAGATATCAAACCTGTTGGCGGAAAAGTCAGCGAGATGAGATTTCATTTCGGTTCGGGCTACCGGGTGTACTACACGCAGCTAGGTACAGTAACGGTTTTCCTGTTAGCCGGCGGAGATAAATCCAGCCAAAGCAGCGACATTCAGGTAGCGCAAGAACTGGCAAAACAGCTCAGGGAGGAACAACCATGA
- a CDS encoding addiction module antidote protein: protein MTKVTFSTFDASKYLDSQEAMNDYLAIALEDGDTKTVQVVLRDIARARGMSQLAKDTELNRESLYKSLSKDGNPSFATITKIMKALGLKITLAPQNV from the coding sequence ATGACCAAGGTAACTTTTTCAACTTTCGACGCAAGCAAATACCTTGATAGTCAAGAAGCAATGAATGACTACCTTGCTATTGCTCTCGAAGATGGCGACACAAAAACCGTGCAGGTAGTTTTGCGCGATATTGCCCGGGCTCGCGGCATGAGCCAGCTCGCTAAAGATACTGAACTCAACCGCGAATCGCTCTATAAATCACTGTCAAAAGACGGCAATCCGTCCTTTGCTACTATCACGAAAATCATGAAAGCCCTCGGACTGAAAATAACGCTTGCTCCCCAAAACGTCTAG
- a CDS encoding substrate-binding domain-containing protein has protein sequence MSEIRGVVDDPRGRIVIVGRESSALESLATVMGRVRQEYPGISFEVVACGREQAARMLVEGGASFAVLDASWECESWETLALPGEDRWGLLTRKESDVAGRESVRRADITKRALLLPSEGSRELGYWLDKENQLDVVGRYGSGRVACRLVEAGVGEAIVLENAVAGNTVRVENVVGSGGSVPAGATGVSGAGLVFVPLDWLVGLRCVLAWSKQARLGRAGEVFVETAREAFRMVD, from the coding sequence GTGAGCGAGATACGAGGGGTGGTGGATGACCCACGCGGGCGGATCGTGATTGTGGGACGCGAGTCTAGCGCCCTGGAGAGTCTCGCAACTGTGATGGGGCGGGTGCGGCAGGAGTATCCGGGGATTAGTTTCGAGGTAGTGGCGTGTGGGAGGGAGCAAGCGGCTCGCATGCTGGTTGAGGGTGGGGCGTCTTTCGCGGTGTTGGATGCCTCCTGGGAGTGCGAGTCTTGGGAGACGTTAGCGTTGCCGGGTGAGGACCGGTGGGGACTGCTTACCCGTAAGGAAAGTGATGTGGCGGGTCGGGAGTCGGTGCGGCGTGCGGATATAACAAAGCGAGCGTTGTTGTTACCGAGCGAGGGGAGTCGGGAGTTGGGGTATTGGTTGGATAAGGAAAACCAGTTGGATGTGGTGGGCCGGTATGGGTCTGGGCGGGTGGCGTGCCGGCTGGTTGAGGCTGGGGTTGGTGAGGCTATCGTCTTGGAGAATGCCGTTGCAGGGAACACGGTACGTGTGGAGAATGTGGTGGGTTCGGGGGGCTCGGTGCCGGCTGGTGCGACGGGTGTTTCGGGCGCGGGTTTGGTGTTTGTGCCTCTTGATTGGCTGGTTGGTTTGCGGTGTGTATTGGCGTGGAGCAAGCAGGCACGGCTGGGGCGGGCTGGTGAGGTATTCGTGGAAACAGCCCGGGAAGCCTTTCGCATGGTAGATTGA